DNA from Dama dama isolate Ldn47 chromosome 5, ASM3311817v1, whole genome shotgun sequence:
AGAGTCCGGGCGTATGACATTTGCACTGCCGCAGGGCACGCCAGGGCATCCCCAGTGCCCTTCCTCCTAAGGTCCGTTCTGGGGCCCCGGCCGCCCGTGGGCTGTGGTCACCTGGCGGGAGGAGCTCCCCGGCCCTCTGGGCCGCCTTCTTCTTGGTCTCCTTCTGTATCTAAACGGACACCTTACAGGCCAGCTCGGGAGCAGATTTGGTCCTTCCGTTCTGGCCGCCGCAGTAGCGAAGCCGCCACCCTCCACCTGAACCAGACTTAAACCGTCTAAGGGTTGTGATTGAGCCCGGAAGGGGTCGAGGATGGGGTCCTTGGGAGAATTTGTAAGCCTGGACTCTTGTCTTCAGCTGCCCGAATCCTCTGCACTCTTGCCTCTTAGTTCAGCTCCCAAATATCTGGCACATGGGGTGTCCCCAGCCCTTTGGGTCCTAGGGCCTTTGCTCCTTAAATGCAGCAGGGGAcacacccttctccttctgtcctagATACCACAGGTGATTTTCTGAGAGCCCGGGGGTAACAGTCCTGACTTTAGGTCGAAGAAAGCTGTGCTTCCCTTTGCCCAGCACCTCTGTGATCCTGGCCCTGCTTTTGACCTGAGCTCTGAGCCCATTAAACTACTGCATTCCTTCATAGAAGAGCTAACAAGGGGAATCACCCAAGAGGTTTGCACACTTAGTTTATGAAATGTACTGAACCCTGGATGTGAGAGGCTCTGAGTCTATGTTGTCATAAACATTTTCTTCTAGGCTACAATTCTGACAGTGCAGACTCAGACTAGAGCCCAGGCCCCGCACGTCTCTCCCAGGAGTCAGGGCAGTTGGGTGGAGAGGGCACAGGTCCGCAGTGTTCAGTCTCAGGAATACAATTGCTCTCAAGGCTGAGTAGCGTGCACCAGTTGAGACTCCTGTGGAACTAGGCCTTGGGGCGAGGGGCAGCTGGCCTGTGAGAAagcacccacacacccacccagAACTGAACCAGCTGCCCAGCACTTTCCCTCTGAGCAGACACCCTGATACTTGTTGAAagacatttttattatcactgtTCCATTCCGTCTACTCAGGGCACTGGATAAGATGGCAGCTCAGAAGCAGAGAAGCTGGAGACAGGCCCCACCCTTCCTGTGAGGGCCAGGAGCATCCCTGCTGACAGCCTAGGGGGCCATGCTGGAGAACTCTGGGGAGCACTCACGCTAGTCACAGACCATGGCCCCAAGGTCTCCCGGGTGCGGATGGGAGGGCATGAGCTGTGTGGGGCGGAGACCCCACTCTGGCCAGCCCTCACAGAACCCGACATACTGGGCTGGGGGCTTCCTCTCAGGGAAGGTCCTTCCCTTCCACCCTCCTTCCCGAGGCCCAGCCCTGGGGAAAGGAGTCAGACACCAACCCAAGGAGACAGGGAGGAGGATGGGGCCGAGGGGGACCAGGAGCTGGCAGGCAAGGACGGAGACAGAGGCAGCTGGAGGGGAGGGCCACCCCGCCCATGCGGAGGGGGGAGAGCGAGGCGGGAGGACGCGCTAGTTAAGAGATGGAGGCAGCGGTTATGGAGAACCGTAGTGTTACTCTAGATGGGGCGCTCCCAGCTGGGGTCAGTCAAACGAGATGAGCTGGGCTTCGCTGCCCTGTGCCGACGGGCCCTGTGCCGGGGGCTGCTGGGCCACTGGGGGCTGCTGCTGAGGAGGGCCGCTGGAGGGCGCCATCTGCGGGGGGACACACGGGCCAGTGGTCTGTCCTCCCTCTCCAGGCCTCAGCCTCCCCATCCTCTACCAGCTCCTCTCCAGAACACTCCACAAACCAGCCTGTCCCGGTACTTAGGCCCCTCAAGCCCACGCTCCtgactccttccctccctccactcGTCATGGACTCCCTGTCCCCAGCAGAGACAGGCTTCCACTCCCCAGGCATTCCGGATTCATGTCTCTGGAGCTGAGCAGATGGGACCTTGGGCTTTTAAGTAAACATATGGCTTTGACACCCAACAGTTATTGCTACGTGTCTGTCCTGGTGCTGCCTGAAGAGCAGCAGCCCTGGCCCACGCTGGCCACACTTCCCAGGGCAGCCCCACTGTAGGGGGGAGTCCACAGTGAAGCCTGTCCCCTGTCATGACCCACGGTGGTCCCAGGAGAGGCTCACCTGCTGGTACACGGGCTGCTGCCCTGAGATATAGGGTTGCTGTGGGGGCGGCAGAGGTGCATCTTGGCCGGGGAGGGTCGGCATGAGATTCTGTGGACAATGAAACAGCCCCACGTTAAGAAAGCAGCTCTGTAACCAGGTAAATGCCAACCAGCAAGGAGAGGCAGTGGAGGGGACGTGGGGTGGTGAGCAGAGCGTGGCGCCTGCCCAGCACGCTCCCACCCCCAAGggccctgctcctcccacctgaGGCCCCCCGAAAGCCTCTCACCTGCATGTTGTAAGGCTGGTAGCCCATGGACACTGACTGGCTCCCCATGTAGCCCATCGTACCAGACTGTGGGGGCTGGGAGATGGCTGGGAGGCTCTGTGGGGCCTGGGAGGCCACGTTCTGTGGAGGAGAGAGGGCGATGGGAGACAGTTGGGCCCAGGGGCCTTGTAGGGAAGGGGCGGCTCCCCATGTACCTGATAGCCCTGCGTAGGAGTAGGCTGGTATGATGAGTAGGCTGGGCTGGTGGTGGGCCCTGCAGGGCCCTGTGGAGCTGCCTGTGCACCAGCCGCTCCTGCTGGGTACATGTATGCGCTCACCATGCTGGGATCTGCAGGCAAAGAGGAGAGAGCTCAGACCTCTGAGGATGGATGGGGCAGGAGACGGGGTTTGAGTTTCCCTTTTCCTTGTGACTAACAGAAGTAAGTTTGTGTTTCATATTCTCACCAAAGAATAGTAAGTGAAATCAATAGAGACAAGAAAGGACCCACAGAACATCTCTCTCTCAAAAGACCAGTCATAGCCCAAGTGAGAGGTGGTCTGCAAGATGACGGGCCAGTGGTCTTTGGGAAGTCAGTGTCACAGAACCCCATGGAAGACCAAGGAACGTTCTAAGAGGGAGGACAACTAAACAGGTGACAGGTTTCTTGTTGGCACAAGTGAGGCCCTGGGATCGTGTGAGCGCTAAGTGGGCCGTGGATGTGGTCACACCAGGGCCTCAGGGCTCTCTGTCTGGCTCCTGTGCCCAGGCCCTGGGCAGCATCCTGGTTTAGCAAATGCACTGAAGCCTCTAGTAGTAAAGGGTATCACACCTGCCACTCCCCCTAAGTTGCGTCAGAAGAGACGGTGAGTCGGGGGAGAGAGAGTGAATCTGAAAAATGCTGTGTACTGCTCTGCCGACTGTTTTGTAAGTTTGAGATcacaccaaaataataataaaaaaaggaaagggtAGTGATTTGGGGTTCGTCTTGGCTGTTGGCTGTTGGGGCCCCAccctcccgccccaccccactcTGTTACCTGCTGCGGCTGCTGGGATGCTGGGGTAGGGGCCGCTGGCGGCCGGGGCTGGCTGACTCATGTACATGGTGTGCATGGGCGAGCCCTCCACCGAGCCGGCCGGGCTGAAGGTGCCCGCGAAGCTCGCCGGGCCGGAGGGCTGGTACAGCACACCCCCCGCCGCAGGCATGGCCTGGAGCTGGAGACAAAGAGATAGCTTTCAGGGCACTTCTCTGTCACCAGGGTAACCCTAGGGACTGGGGTGTGTGGTGGGCACGTGCCTGGGCGTAGGGCAGGGAGAAAGCTGGCATCTGGGCCCGCATCTGGATGGTCTGCTTCTGCTGCTCCAGGCGCATCTGCCGCTCCTTCTCCTGCTCCTGCAGGCGCTGGATGGCCAGCTGCCGCTGTACCTCCAGGTACTCCTGTGGATCATGAGGCAGGCGTCAGGGCTGTCTCTGGCCCCAGCACCCCACGGCCGGGCCGGGCCGCCACCACCGCACCTGCTTCTTCTGCCGCATGATCTCCAGCTTCTGGGCCAGCTGGATCTGGCGCTGGCGCTCGGCCTCCTCGGCTGCACGGCGAAGCTTCTCCCGGTGCTCCTCCCGCAGGGCGCTGAGTGCTCCCCGGGCGTCACGGATCTGCGCCAGCTTGTCCTGCAGTCCCTCGTAGTAcactgtggggagggggcagagctggggggccTTGGCATTGGCTGGAACAGGAGCTGCCCAGCCCGGCTTGGGAAATGGCAGGGCCCAGCTGAGCACCTATCTACAGGGTGCAGCTGGCATCGGGGCTCCAGGGCGGGTGGACACGCATGCACATGTGTGGGCACACgtccacacacatatacactcccTCCAGCTCACTGTGATCAGTGGGACACCTGCCACTGAGACTCCCTCATGCAGAGCCCAAGGTCCCTCGGGGCAGCCCTGCCCACACCACCCCAGGTGCAATGATTCCTGGCCCAGAAGGCACCCACTGCCCCTAGTGGGTGTGGCAGGCCCCTGATGGGAGCCCCCAAAGCCCTGGAGGGACACCTGGGAGGGTGCGCATGGCACGTACACCTGCGCTCATCCAGCTGGTTGAGCAGCTCCAGCAGCTGGGGGTGCATGGTGTTGATGGACTGGAAGAGGGACAGCACGGCCGAGTCGTTGGTGATGCTGCGGCCCCGCACATGGTTGCTCTTCATGCGGTTGACGAAGGTGGTGACGGCGTTCTGCAGGGCCTTCAGGAACTGCGCGTGGCTCTCCTCTGACTCCCCATTCTGGTACTGCTGCCGGGGCACAGGGAATCTGCCTGAGCACCTCCCACACCCCCAGCCCGAGTGGGGGCAGGGTCCCTCTGTCCGGCTGAGCCAGATGCTGAGCTCTGAGCTTGCTGCAGGACTGACTGGGTCCTCCTGGGGGGTCTGCGAGAGGCACCCTCAGCATCTGGTTCACGAgagaggaaatggaagcccagGGAGGCTCGACTTTTGCCCATAGGCACAGTGTGGCCGAGACAAAGCTGTCCTAGCCCCGGCCTCTTACTCCACTGGGCACCAAAGTGCAGAGCCCCAGAGTATTCCAACCTGTTCGGGGTAGGCAGGAAGGAGTTGAGCAGAGCCCACAGCCAACCCAGAGACATTCAATGGAGAGCTGTAAGCAGCAACGACCCACCTCTGGGAGCTCACCATGAGCCTGGCACTCTGCACTCTGGGAGGCCAAGTCTGCCCCCAGCCCAAGGAGGGAGTCACAACTTACCTCACTAAAGGCGGCTCCGGCTGCAGCTACGGCCTGAGGGTCTGTCTCCGGGAGGGAAGTCTGGAAGGGACCAGACAGTGAGACTCCATCTCTGCCTATCCTCGTGTCCCTCTCCCAAGGGACCACAGTCCGAAGCCTGAGAATGGCCCCTTACCTCCACATTGGCAGGGATTGTGTGTCCCTCCCCAGGCTGGGCCGTGGGCTCTGTCAGAGGCACTGGCGCGGATGGTGTGGGGCTCTTTCGAGCCTCCTCCTGCTTCTTCTCCCAGTAGTTCCGGTTCAGGTACCGCGCAAGCTGCACAGGCAAGAGGGGGTCACTCCCAAGGGCCAGGAGGCAGCGAGGGGAAAGCGCCACACTTGGGGTATCCTCACCTCAGGGTCGATGTCCTCAGCCAGAGGCGCCGACGAGTTCTGGGGAGACATGGTGGATGTGAGAGGCCACAGGCCAGAGAGGCCTGGATGATGTAGCCGTGAGCGCGGACCCTGCAGACTGGCCAAAGCCTGTCCGAGCGCCAAGGGGCTCCATAACCGTAGCTGGAATGcagggtgctgccccaccaaccCTCCCATGACCACAGGGGTGGGTGGGCAACTGgcagggcttctctcagctccacccACAGTGCCCTGCAGGGTTTGCAAATGTCTTTCTAAACCTCTGCCCCATCTGCCACCTTCCTCCTTTGTACACAGAGAACTCGGTCCACCTCCAGCAAACAGACCTGTGATGGCCTCATGGGAGGCTAGAAAAACGAGCACCTTTGACCCAAAAtgtccccacctcctcccactcGGGGGGATATGGAAGACACCAGGGTCTGGACAGTGAGGCCTCCAGCCCTTACAGTGTCCTCTGTTCCACTGGGGTCCCGACCAGGGAGCTGAGACCTGTGGGCACCAGGCTGCCTCTGTCCCTGCCCAGGAGACTCGAGAATCCCTGCTGAGGCACAGTTGCCTGCCCCCCGTCCCACAGGAAGGGGGTCCAAGTCATTGGGGCTGAGCTGAAGGGCAGGCTCACCACAGGCGAAGAATACAGGCTGCTGGCAGGGGGTGCTGAGGAGGCCACGGGTGTGGGTTCTGCCTTAGGGTACGCGGTATAGGCCGACTTCTGCCTCTGCAGGAGAACCAGGAGGAGGGTGTCCGAGGTGCACTCCACACTTTCCTGGGCACCCCTAGACTCTGCAAGGCTGCCCCCTGCTCACCATCCGCTCCTTCTCCTCAGCCTCCGACTGAGACAGGGCCAGGGCCAGCTGcagctcctcctcttcctgcagGGCCGTCTCATCCCTTTTGGGGGGCAGCTGAGGATGACAGGACAGGGTTAGCGGGGCCAAGGGTCAAGGCGCCCCCAGAGGCCCGGGCCGTACCTGCGACTGCTGAGACAGCGGGCTGGTCAGGTACTCCGGGGGCAGCTCCGTCGTCGAGGCCGCTTTTCCCTCTGCTTTTCTGGAAGAGACAGGATGCTGTGTGTCACCGGGTGCTGTATCCTACCCCCATATGTTCTTGGACACAGCCTGGGGCTTCCCTCTGACACCCCCAGGGAAGGAAAACGGGGGTTTGACAGaccacactccagagaaaagctgGACCCTCAAACCTGTTGCCACCTCTGGGCTGCAgggccctgggcaagtcactggcCTAAACAACAGCCCCCTTCCTGGAAATGGGGCTCAAACACCTCCACACTGCAGCTTTCCACAAAAAAGGACCTCCCAGTGGAGCGGCCTACAGATACCCCTTCCCCAGATCATCAGATCCCATCACTGAGGCTGGGAAGATGGACAACACAGGCTCCTGGGCCAGCCACACAGGGCCTGACTATCACAAGGAGACCGTAGACCCAAACCCAGAGATGTGCCTCAAACAGCCTAGGCCCCTCAGCAATGTCCTTGTCACAAAAGACAGAGAGGCTGAAACTTACCAGGTTAGAAAGCTGAGGAGGCGGGCGGGTCCTGACAGGACAGAACCACCACGGGCCATTACTGGAACTTGGGAACCCTGAACAGGGACTAACCACACTGATGTCAAATGCCCCAGCTTGATGGCTAGCAGCAGTCTCATGGGAAGAGTTCCCCTTGGGTAGCACACACGGGAGTTGAAGGGAGAGGGACAGGGTGCCTGCGGCCCACTCTTGACAGTTCAGGACACAAGGTGGGTACGGGCACACAggcctggggtgtgtgtgtgtgtacgtgtgatGGAGTCAATGGGGCTGCAGAAAGGCAATTTACTGTCATGGGGTGGGGGGTCTCCAGGCAACTCCTGCATCTCTTCTCCAAAAACTTTATAAACAAACCCAAGCAACTGGCCAGCAGGACTCAGACCTAGGGCCCTGCCTGGCACTGCCCTAGCTCCAGTGTCCCAGGGGACTCACTTGTTGAGCTGCTCGTAGCAGGGCTCACACACCCGCACCTCCTTCTCGATGCCGAACTTGGGGATGGTGGAATACTTGGAGGAGCACTTGCCACAGAAGATCTGGCCACACGCCCGGCAGTGGTGCTGTGATATGGGGTGGGTCAGAAAGGCCTGGTCAGCCACTCTTCacacccacctcctgcccagcACTGCCCGCTGCAGGACGTGCCAGGCTGGGCCTCCCAAGCTGGGGTGGGAGGCCACAAAGGCCCTGGGGGAACAGGGCACGCTCGAGAGCTCTCAATTGTAGCCTCCGCTTTGAGGAAAAGAagtcaaattaagaaaaaaagttcaCAAAAGAATGCATAAGCTGTCCTAATAAATAAGTTTTACTGGACAATGAGTCTGGGGAGTCTGCTCAGATGTCCCAGGCTCCAGCCTCGGCCATGGCTTCAGTGAGCAGAGGGAGGGTCCAAGCCGGACAAGCCGAGTCAGCTGAGACTCAGCCAAGGGGCTACTGGCCAAGGCAATGCAGACCCAAACCCCTGGGTGTGGGGTGTTTCCATTCCCCGGGAGTGCAGCCTTGCCTGAACCTTGCCTGAGGGCGCTGACCACTGGACACAGACCCCAGGTGACCTCACTCCCCACACCACCAGGTCCCAGTCCAGAAAGGGCCTGGTATGGGCGCAGTGGCCTTGTGATGACAGCGGGAGGCTTGGGGTCTGTCCCGGCCAGGTGGGGAGCTGGGGCCCTCCCCGAGGCAGG
Protein-coding regions in this window:
- the HGS gene encoding hepatocyte growth factor-regulated tyrosine kinase substrate isoform X2 is translated as MGRGSGTFERLLDKATSQLLLETDWESILQICDLIRQGDTQAKYAVSSIKKKVNDKNPHVALYALEVMESVVKNCGQTVHDEVANKQTMEELKELLKRQVEVNVRNKILYLIQAWAHAFRNEPKYKVVQDTYQIMKVEGHVFPEFKESDAMFAAERAPDWVDAEECHRCRVQFGVMTRKHHCRACGQIFCGKCSSKYSTIPKFGIEKEVRVCEPCYEQLNKKAEGKAASTTELPPEYLTSPLSQQSQLPPKRDETALQEEEELQLALALSQSEAEEKERMRQKSAYTAYPKAEPTPVASSAPPASSLYSSPVNSSAPLAEDIDPELARYLNRNYWEKKQEEARKSPTPSAPVPLTEPTAQPGEGHTIPANVETSLPETDPQAVAAAGAAFSEYQNGESEESHAQFLKALQNAVTTFVNRMKSNHVRGRSITNDSAVLSLFQSINTMHPQLLELLNQLDERRLYYEGLQDKLAQIRDARGALSALREEHREKLRRAAEEAERQRQIQLAQKLEIMRQKKQEYLEVQRQLAIQRLQEQEKERQMRLEQQKQTIQMRAQMPAFSLPYAQLQAMPAAGGVLYQPSGPASFAGTFSPAGSVEGSPMHTMYMSQPAPAASGPYPSIPAAAADPSMVSAYMYPAGAAGAQAAPQGPAGPTTSPAYSSYQPTPTQGYQNVASQAPQSLPAISQPPQSGTMGYMGSQSVSMGYQPYNMQNLMPTLPGQDAPLPPPQQPYISGQQPVYQQMAPSSGPPQQQPPVAQQPPAQGPSAQGSEAQLISFD
- the HGS gene encoding hepatocyte growth factor-regulated tyrosine kinase substrate isoform X1; the encoded protein is MGRGSGTFERLLDKATSQLLLETDWESILQICDLIRQGDTQAKYAVSSIKKKVNDKNPHVALYALEVMESVVKNCGQTVHDEVANKQTMEELKELLKRQVEVNVRNKILYLIQAWAHAFRNEPKYKVVQDTYQIMKVEGHVFPEFKESDAMFAAERAPDWVDAEECHRCRVQFGVMTRKHHCRACGQIFCGKCSSKYSTIPKFGIEKEVRVCEPCYEQLNKKAEGKAASTTELPPEYLTSPLSQQSQLPPKRDETALQEEEELQLALALSQSEAEEKERMRQKSAYTAYPKAEPTPVASSAPPASSLYSSPVNSSAPLAEDIDPELARYLNRNYWEKKQEEARKSPTPSAPVPLTEPTAQPGEGHTIPANVETSLPETDPQAVAAAGAAFSEQYQNGESEESHAQFLKALQNAVTTFVNRMKSNHVRGRSITNDSAVLSLFQSINTMHPQLLELLNQLDERRLYYEGLQDKLAQIRDARGALSALREEHREKLRRAAEEAERQRQIQLAQKLEIMRQKKQEYLEVQRQLAIQRLQEQEKERQMRLEQQKQTIQMRAQMPAFSLPYAQLQAMPAAGGVLYQPSGPASFAGTFSPAGSVEGSPMHTMYMSQPAPAASGPYPSIPAAAADPSMVSAYMYPAGAAGAQAAPQGPAGPTTSPAYSSYQPTPTQGYQNVASQAPQSLPAISQPPQSGTMGYMGSQSVSMGYQPYNMQNLMPTLPGQDAPLPPPQQPYISGQQPVYQQMAPSSGPPQQQPPVAQQPPAQGPSAQGSEAQLISFD